In Methanonatronarchaeum sp. AMET-Sl, one genomic interval encodes:
- the mcrG gene encoding coenzyme-B sulfoethylthiotransferase subunit gamma, giving the protein MNYEAQRYPGSTTPAENRRKYMDPDYELEKLREISDDDVTILLSHREPGEAFKSVHPPLDELDEPDCPIREMVEPTEGTKAGDRIRYVQFTDSVYNAPLPPFMRAYMYMTRYRGIDTGTLSGRQVIEARERDVEKISKELLTTEVFDPAKTGLRGATVHGHAVRLDENGLMFDALQRYQFNDETGEVEYVKDQIGVPLDQPITFGKPMSEEDLLERTCIFREDGTPFSEDGEVVEFTQRLHKLRTLAGYNPSTMDGE; this is encoded by the coding sequence ATGAATTACGAAGCCCAGAGGTACCCAGGTAGTACCACACCTGCAGAAAACAGAAGAAAATACATGGATCCGGATTACGAGTTAGAAAAACTACGAGAAATATCAGATGATGATGTAACAATTCTACTAAGCCATCGAGAACCAGGAGAAGCGTTTAAAAGCGTCCATCCACCACTTGATGAGCTTGATGAACCAGACTGTCCAATAAGAGAAATGGTTGAGCCAACCGAAGGAACAAAAGCGGGAGACCGAATTAGATACGTACAATTCACAGACTCCGTATACAACGCACCGCTCCCACCATTCATGAGAGCATACATGTACATGACAAGATATCGAGGAATCGATACCGGGACACTCTCAGGACGTCAAGTAATAGAAGCACGAGAAAGAGATGTTGAAAAAATAAGCAAAGAACTCCTAACAACAGAAGTATTCGACCCAGCAAAAACAGGCCTAAGAGGCGCAACAGTTCACGGACACGCTGTAAGGCTTGACGAAAACGGACTAATGTTCGACGCACTACAAAGATACCAATTCAACGATGAGACAGGAGAAGTTGAATACGTAAAAGACCAAATAGGAGTACCACTCGACCAACCAATAACCTTCGGAAAACCAATGAGCGAAGAAGACCTACTTGAAAGAACATGTATATTTAGAGAGGACGGAACACCGTTCTCAGAAGATGGAGAAGTAGTTGAGTTCACACAAAGACTACACAAGCTAAGAACACTAGCTGGATATAATCCTTCTACAATGGATGGTGAATAA
- the mcrD gene encoding methyl-coenzyme M reductase operon protein D, with translation MPTQVQIFPDRLLLGDTASEVITKLSKIEEVRQIVVTGPKIPKRVPYGPASGIENPHTERKKIKIMDKETDLEVRVGRIILDLDADKEDIDPIIGDITEICDQKISCDYNIETGQYTKPKPTVTEYMRYGKKPDKENKDK, from the coding sequence ATGCCAACGCAGGTCCAGATTTTCCCAGACAGACTCTTACTCGGAGACACCGCGAGTGAAGTAATAACAAAACTCTCAAAAATCGAAGAAGTCAGACAGATCGTTGTAACAGGCCCAAAAATACCAAAGAGAGTACCATATGGACCTGCAAGCGGAATAGAAAACCCACACACAGAAAGGAAGAAAATAAAAATAATGGATAAAGAAACCGATCTCGAAGTTAGAGTGGGAAGAATAATACTCGACTTAGATGCCGACAAAGAAGACATAGACCCTATAATAGGGGATATAACAGAGATATGCGATCAAAAGATATCGTGCGACTACAACATCGAAACAGGACAATATACAAAACCAAAACCCACTGTGACTGAATATATGAGATATGGTAAAAAACCAGATAAAGAAAATAAAGATAAATAA
- a CDS encoding 50S ribosomal protein L10 → MSSKVAEWKINEVSNLSTRIDTSQAVGIVDIGGIPARQLQEMRSNLRGKADLRVSKNTLINIALNNAEKEGIKDLKEYLEGQTSLVFSDINPFKLYNMLEESKTTAPASAGDIAQKDIVIEEGPTSLEPGPVLSDLQQAGLPAGIDGGDVVIQNTTTIVEKGEEINAKVADVLSKLDIEPMEVGLKLRAVVEEATIFEPETLEIDIDKYREDITQAHARSLALAMNIQYPTEETIEPLIKKAYTEALAVGIESEIFEPEVLKKLVAKANIDAGTISSKIGEDFLSDED, encoded by the coding sequence ATGAGTAGCAAAGTAGCCGAATGGAAAATAAATGAAGTTTCAAACCTATCAACAAGAATAGATACAAGCCAAGCTGTCGGCATAGTCGACATTGGAGGAATCCCAGCACGACAACTACAAGAAATGAGAAGCAACTTAAGGGGCAAGGCAGACCTAAGGGTAAGTAAAAACACCCTGATAAACATCGCCCTAAATAACGCAGAAAAAGAAGGAATTAAAGACCTAAAAGAATACCTAGAGGGACAGACTTCACTCGTATTTTCAGATATTAATCCTTTTAAACTTTACAACATGCTTGAAGAGAGTAAAACAACTGCACCAGCTTCAGCAGGCGATATAGCCCAAAAAGACATAGTGATTGAAGAAGGCCCAACCTCCCTAGAACCAGGGCCTGTCCTCAGTGACCTACAACAAGCCGGCCTGCCCGCCGGAATAGATGGTGGAGACGTCGTAATACAAAACACAACAACAATAGTCGAAAAAGGAGAAGAAATAAACGCCAAAGTAGCCGACGTACTAAGCAAACTCGACATCGAGCCGATGGAGGTCGGCCTAAAACTAAGGGCAGTCGTCGAAGAAGCAACAATATTCGAACCAGAAACACTCGAAATAGACATAGATAAATACAGAGAAGACATAACACAAGCACACGCCAGATCACTAGCACTCGCAATGAACATACAATACCCAACAGAAGAAACCATCGAACCATTAATAAAGAAAGCATACACCGAAGCCCTCGCAGTAGGAATCGAATCAGAAATATTCGAGCCAGAAGTACTAAAGAAGTTGGTAGCAAAAGCCAACATAGATGCAGGCACAATCTCTTCAAAAATTGGTGAAGACTTTTTATCCGATGAAGATTAA
- a CDS encoding transcription elongation factor Spt5 — translation MESDEEESKIFALKTTANQEKAVGDMIYQIAKREKLDIRAVLSPSSLKGYALVEAPRSDILIEASESIPHSRGIVEGEIPLEEVEHFLTPKPAVSGISEGDIVELIAGPFKGEKARVKRIDEAKEEIVLELFEAMVPIPVTVQGDHVRVLDQKEEVED, via the coding sequence ATGGAAAGCGATGAAGAAGAGTCAAAGATATTTGCTCTTAAGACAACTGCGAATCAAGAAAAAGCAGTTGGTGACATGATATATCAGATTGCTAAGAGAGAGAAACTTGATATTAGGGCAGTTCTCTCTCCTAGCTCTCTTAAGGGATATGCGTTGGTGGAGGCCCCTAGGTCTGATATATTAATAGAGGCTTCTGAGAGCATACCTCATTCACGGGGTATAGTTGAGGGAGAGATACCATTAGAAGAGGTTGAACATTTCCTCACTCCGAAGCCGGCGGTTTCAGGGATATCTGAAGGTGATATCGTTGAGTTAATCGCGGGGCCGTTTAAAGGCGAGAAAGCTAGGGTTAAGAGGATTGATGAAGCTAAGGAAGAAATAGTTCTCGAACTCTTCGAGGCTATGGTCCCTATACCTGTAACTGTACAGGGAGATCACGTAAGAGTTTTAGATCAGAAAGAGGAGGTAGAAGATTAA
- the rpl12p gene encoding 50S ribosomal protein P1: MEYIYAAMLVHSAGNEITEESISDVLGSAGVEVDDSRVKALVAALEDVDIEEAIESGQMAQVASAPATETAEATEETAEEEEAEEEEAEEEKDEEAEEDAAEGLGALFQ; the protein is encoded by the coding sequence ATGGAGTACATATATGCAGCTATGCTAGTTCATTCAGCAGGAAATGAAATAACAGAGGAATCAATATCCGATGTATTAGGTTCAGCTGGAGTAGAAGTTGATGATTCAAGAGTAAAAGCGCTCGTAGCAGCACTTGAAGACGTCGATATAGAAGAAGCAATAGAAAGTGGACAAATGGCCCAAGTGGCCTCCGCTCCAGCAACAGAAACAGCGGAAGCAACTGAAGAAACAGCAGAGGAAGAAGAAGCAGAGGAAGAAGAAGCAGAGGAAGAAAAAGACGAAGAAGCAGAAGAAGATGCAGCAGAAGGACTTGGAGCGCTGTTCCAATAA
- a CDS encoding DUF61 family protein, which yields MRGRRLGGKTGGSEESERYKRILMKQIKALNNHLPQRRASLKQLTKNPEIKLKTRKGEEFTINKEEIKEISEIIPERYWETLKLPIYIEINRKHAKGTYKISGKYACKVVAELLDKEIDENKEELFIYRPEVIELRRKLKTTTEYMFAARI from the coding sequence ATGAGAGGACGAAGACTTGGTGGCAAAACAGGTGGAAGTGAAGAGTCCGAGAGATATAAACGTATCTTAATGAAACAGATCAAAGCCTTAAACAACCATTTACCCCAGAGAAGAGCTAGCCTAAAGCAACTAACGAAAAACCCAGAAATAAAACTTAAAACCCGGAAAGGAGAAGAATTCACAATCAACAAAGAAGAAATAAAAGAGATTTCAGAGATAATTCCGGAGAGATATTGGGAAACACTCAAACTACCCATATACATAGAAATTAACAGAAAACACGCAAAAGGAACCTATAAAATATCTGGAAAATATGCATGCAAGGTAGTAGCAGAGCTACTGGACAAAGAAATCGACGAAAACAAAGAAGAACTATTTATATATCGCCCCGAAGTAATCGAACTACGAAGAAAACTAAAAACAACAACTGAATATATGTTCGCAGCAAGAATCTAA
- a CDS encoding stage II sporulation protein M: MVIELIGLISWDWFLVSALIFLVGYVFAYPVWRWNINVLIKYPVWVWGWVKRKIGPQDHWFKIFVFIFVFNSFSLLVNFLSGFLVVLPFVLAFFLGLHLGVISMKEFGEISFAMMFLNPVAWLELPASWISFAIGIDLGLEIFREGFNLNPFIELLPVFILIVIPFLLMAASLETALIKKITGEEMESFN, from the coding sequence ATGGTTATTGAATTGATTGGTTTAATTAGTTGGGATTGGTTTTTAGTTTCGGCTTTGATTTTTCTAGTTGGTTATGTATTTGCTTATCCAGTTTGGCGTTGGAACATTAATGTCTTAATTAAGTATCCTGTTTGGGTTTGGGGTTGGGTTAAAAGAAAAATTGGGCCTCAAGACCATTGGTTTAAGATCTTTGTCTTTATTTTTGTTTTTAATTCTTTTTCGTTGTTGGTGAACTTCCTTTCCGGGTTTTTAGTTGTATTACCTTTTGTATTAGCTTTTTTCTTAGGCCTCCATCTTGGTGTAATATCAATGAAAGAGTTTGGAGAAATAAGTTTTGCAATGATGTTTTTAAACCCGGTTGCTTGGCTTGAGTTACCTGCAAGCTGGATCTCATTTGCAATTGGCATAGATCTTGGATTAGAAATTTTTAGAGAAGGTTTTAATTTAAATCCATTTATAGAACTCCTACCGGTTTTTATACTTATTGTAATACCTTTCTTGTTGATGGCCGCTTCACTTGAAACTGCCTTAATCAAAAAAATAACAGGAGAAGAAATGGAAAGTTTCAATTAA
- a CDS encoding 50S ribosomal protein L1 — protein sequence MISNEEILEKVDTAIDLAPERGFKENVDMAINLKNLDLSDPNNRVDLEIVLPNGLGKDVKVCVIGNSAQMLNVENADKKITPEELERLGEEKSEARTIAKEINFFLAEADLMPKVGKILGPILGPRGKMPDPVRPGEEVEPKIKRLKNTVKLRSGESSTFHTPVGTVELGQEKITENINTMLKRLERDLPQARQNIDSVYIKTTMGPSVELI from the coding sequence TTGATATCAAATGAAGAAATCTTAGAAAAAGTTGATACGGCAATCGATCTAGCTCCTGAAAGGGGCTTCAAAGAAAACGTTGATATGGCAATAAATCTTAAAAACCTAGATCTTTCAGACCCAAACAACAGAGTAGACCTCGAGATAGTTCTTCCAAACGGATTAGGCAAAGATGTAAAGGTCTGCGTAATAGGTAATTCAGCCCAAATGTTGAATGTTGAAAACGCAGATAAAAAAATAACTCCAGAAGAACTAGAAAGACTCGGAGAAGAAAAATCTGAAGCAAGAACAATTGCAAAAGAAATTAACTTCTTCCTAGCCGAAGCCGACCTAATGCCAAAGGTAGGTAAAATACTAGGTCCAATACTAGGTCCAAGAGGAAAGATGCCCGACCCAGTAAGGCCAGGTGAAGAAGTGGAACCAAAAATAAAGAGACTCAAAAACACAGTTAAACTCCGATCAGGAGAAAGCTCAACCTTCCACACACCCGTTGGAACCGTAGAACTCGGTCAAGAAAAAATAACCGAAAACATAAACACAATGCTAAAAAGACTAGAAAGAGACCTACCACAAGCAAGACAAAACATAGACTCCGTATACATAAAAACAACAATGGGGCCATCCGTGGAGTTGATTTAA
- a CDS encoding rubrerythrin family protein, which translates to MKEMTYGNVRNAFSGESQAYVRYMLYSEVAEDEGFKNVSLLFDAVVFAEKIHARNLLEISPDGVEASTAPMHSGIGDTETNLDKAIHGEEFETNEMYPSYYEVAKSQEESEAMRIFNWAMRAEKEHAKLYKIARDKVEKGQDIEINLINVCSRCGYTIDEKPPEKCPICGAPQTKFKEFSQN; encoded by the coding sequence ATGAAAGAGATGACTTATGGTAATGTTAGAAATGCTTTTTCTGGCGAAAGCCAGGCTTATGTTAGATATATGTTGTATTCAGAGGTTGCAGAGGATGAGGGTTTTAAAAATGTGTCTTTGTTATTCGATGCGGTAGTGTTTGCCGAAAAAATACATGCAAGAAATCTACTTGAAATATCTCCAGATGGAGTTGAAGCTTCAACAGCACCAATGCACTCCGGAATAGGAGATACAGAAACCAATCTAGATAAAGCGATTCACGGTGAAGAATTTGAAACCAATGAGATGTACCCCTCATATTACGAGGTCGCTAAAAGCCAAGAAGAATCTGAAGCAATGAGAATTTTTAATTGGGCAATGAGAGCTGAAAAAGAACATGCAAAACTATACAAAATAGCTAGAGATAAAGTCGAAAAAGGACAAGACATCGAAATAAACTTAATAAATGTCTGTTCAAGATGCGGATACACAATTGATGAAAAACCCCCAGAAAAATGTCCAATATGTGGTGCCCCTCAAACCAAATTCAAAGAATTCAGCCAAAACTAA
- a CDS encoding metallophosphoesterase → MSRFSFIGVFIFSVLFISIFIGFSQVPITSSINDGFPSVDDDYRISIEVSVDSDFSDLGDEDFVSWWIAADSHVGHSTYGQELETAVKDVNTFNTSFAVILGDLVHDGSEFVNQFDEAMNMLNHNWSYILGNHDFDRETGEPVKEVNYFREVVNGVQIIGLSDEDGDRTHTKVIGSDQDRWLKETLEENPELPTIMLTHHCPIDRAVTSFDDWLGDGIEEYNIVLWISGHAHKWDYEENIDGYGFDRLKITSLYHWGWWWADEEQSLFLSIERINEDKSNIHLEFRDHNLGQWISVEEMKSSNVSLVVVTLILIVSITLIYGFLNKK, encoded by the coding sequence TTGTCCAGATTTAGTTTTATTGGTGTTTTTATCTTTTCTGTTTTATTTATTTCTATATTTATCGGGTTTAGTCAGGTTCCAATAACTTCATCAATAAATGATGGTTTTCCTTCTGTAGATGATGATTATCGTATTTCTATTGAGGTTTCTGTAGATAGTGATTTTTCAGATTTGGGTGATGAAGATTTTGTTAGTTGGTGGATTGCTGCAGACAGTCATGTAGGCCATAGTACCTATGGTCAAGAACTTGAGACTGCTGTGAAAGACGTTAATACCTTTAATACTAGTTTTGCAGTTATTTTAGGAGATCTTGTACATGATGGAAGTGAGTTCGTCAATCAGTTTGATGAAGCTATGAATATGCTTAACCATAATTGGAGTTATATTCTTGGAAATCATGATTTTGACAGGGAAACAGGGGAGCCTGTGAAGGAAGTTAATTATTTTAGAGAGGTTGTTAATGGGGTTCAGATAATTGGGCTTTCCGATGAAGATGGTGATCGAACACATACAAAGGTTATTGGTTCTGATCAAGATAGATGGCTTAAAGAAACTCTTGAGGAAAACCCTGAACTGCCAACAATTATGTTGACTCATCACTGCCCTATCGATAGAGCAGTTACATCTTTTGATGATTGGTTAGGAGATGGGATTGAGGAATACAATATAGTTTTATGGATTTCGGGACATGCTCATAAATGGGATTACGAGGAGAATATCGATGGATATGGATTTGATCGGCTTAAAATCACCTCTCTGTATCACTGGGGTTGGTGGTGGGCCGATGAAGAACAAAGTCTTTTTTTATCGATAGAAAGAATAAATGAAGACAAATCAAATATTCATTTGGAGTTCAGAGACCACAACTTGGGTCAATGGATATCTGTAGAGGAGATGAAAAGCTCTAATGTTTCATTAGTTGTAGTAACGCTAATTTTGATTGTCTCTATTACACTTATATATGGATTTTTAAATAAAAAATAG
- the mcrB gene encoding coenzyme-B sulfoethylthiotransferase subunit beta, which produces MEDNIDLYSDRGELLESDVPLKAISPLHNNAIKKTFSLAKRMVVADLAGMEKDLSTGQVGGLGIQLKGRELDLDIISKAEEIAKAVEEKIKVKEDDDTSVEIVADGERLFIRVPEERFEAGVEYTTGLSATASAVTEAVVETFDVDMFDSNMVHAAVWGRYPQTVELTGSNLDTLLDIPQRNEGIGYALRNIMVNDVVASTQKNAMQATALSMVLEQGAMYETGDAVGSFERKQLLELAYGGLNADNIVYSIVEENASDGTVGDVVESIVGRALDDGVIEVKENLPSGYDVYKTNDSALWNAYATAGMMAAIMVNCGAMRAAQAVPSTILYYNNLIERETSLPGVDFGRAEGTSVGMSFFSHSIYGGGGPGIFKGNHIVTRHAKGAMIPAISAGVALDAGTQMMSPEATSSLKFDTFGEIPEFRTPMDEIAKAATQVKGELA; this is translated from the coding sequence ATGGAAGATAACATCGATTTATATAGTGACAGAGGTGAACTCCTCGAAAGTGACGTACCGCTGAAGGCGATATCTCCACTGCACAACAATGCAATTAAGAAGACTTTTTCTCTAGCTAAACGCATGGTTGTAGCAGACCTAGCAGGAATGGAGAAAGATCTCAGCACTGGACAGGTTGGAGGCCTCGGAATTCAACTAAAAGGAAGAGAACTCGACCTAGACATCATAAGTAAAGCTGAAGAGATAGCAAAAGCAGTTGAAGAGAAAATTAAAGTCAAAGAAGATGACGACACAAGCGTTGAAATAGTGGCTGACGGAGAAAGACTATTTATACGAGTACCAGAAGAAAGATTCGAAGCTGGTGTAGAATATACAACAGGACTATCAGCAACTGCATCCGCAGTGACTGAAGCCGTCGTAGAGACATTCGATGTCGATATGTTTGACTCAAACATGGTTCACGCTGCAGTTTGGGGAAGATACCCACAAACAGTCGAACTAACAGGATCAAACCTCGACACACTTCTCGACATACCACAAAGAAACGAAGGGATAGGATACGCACTCCGAAACATAATGGTGAACGACGTTGTAGCTTCAACACAGAAAAACGCTATGCAAGCAACCGCACTATCCATGGTTCTCGAACAAGGAGCTATGTACGAAACCGGAGACGCAGTAGGATCATTCGAAAGAAAACAACTACTTGAACTCGCATACGGTGGACTCAACGCAGACAACATCGTATACAGCATAGTAGAAGAAAACGCTTCAGATGGAACAGTTGGCGACGTAGTTGAATCCATAGTTGGAAGAGCACTCGATGATGGAGTAATAGAAGTGAAAGAAAACCTACCATCAGGATACGACGTCTACAAAACAAATGACAGCGCCCTATGGAACGCATACGCAACAGCCGGCATGATGGCTGCAATAATGGTAAACTGTGGTGCAATGAGAGCAGCTCAAGCCGTACCATCAACAATACTCTACTACAACAACCTAATTGAAAGAGAAACAAGCCTACCAGGTGTAGACTTCGGTAGAGCAGAAGGTACATCAGTAGGAATGTCGTTCTTCTCACACTCAATATACGGCGGCGGAGGACCAGGTATATTCAAAGGAAACCACATCGTTACAAGACACGCAAAAGGCGCAATGATACCAGCTATATCAGCAGGTGTCGCCCTAGACGCAGGAACACAAATGATGTCACCAGAAGCAACCTCAAGCCTCAAGTTCGATACATTCGGAGAAATACCAGAATTCCGAACACCAATGGACGAAATCGCTAAAGCAGCAACACAAGTCAAGGGGGAGTTGGCCTAA
- the hemB gene encoding porphobilinogen synthase, with protein sequence MFPINRMRRLRDKESTRRLMSETKLTTDDLVYPLFVENRSERLEIPSMDGVYRYPIEDAVDVGKEVEDLGIPAVILFGVPEKKDRSGSSAWKKNGVVQKTLRKLRDETNLTLISDVCLCEYTDHGHCGVIKNETVDNDETLKLLSKTAVSHAESGADIVAPSGMMDGMVTTIRDGLDKNGFNSTAILSYSAKYASSFYGPFRDAAESTPSFGDRRGYQMAVTQKKEAVRENNLDVLEGADMLMVKPAMPYLDIIKTTSDQFDLPLAAYQVSGEYNMLREAVKNNTMSDKVIEESLLSIKRAGADIIITYFAKEIAKKLKKTD encoded by the coding sequence ATGTTCCCTATCAATAGGATGAGGCGTTTGAGAGATAAAGAGTCAACTAGGCGACTTATGTCGGAAACAAAGTTAACGACAGATGACCTTGTTTATCCTCTATTTGTTGAGAATCGAAGTGAAAGGTTAGAGATACCCAGTATGGATGGAGTTTATAGATATCCAATAGAGGATGCTGTAGATGTTGGTAAAGAGGTTGAAGATTTAGGTATACCTGCTGTTATCTTATTCGGTGTTCCTGAAAAAAAAGATCGGTCGGGGTCATCCGCTTGGAAGAAAAATGGCGTTGTCCAGAAAACATTGCGGAAACTTAGAGATGAAACCAATTTAACATTGATTTCTGATGTTTGTTTATGTGAGTACACAGATCATGGACATTGTGGCGTTATAAAAAATGAAACTGTAGATAACGATGAAACTTTAAAATTACTATCAAAAACCGCAGTTAGCCATGCTGAATCCGGTGCTGACATTGTTGCACCAAGTGGCATGATGGATGGAATGGTTACCACTATAAGAGATGGGTTGGATAAAAATGGATTTAATTCAACAGCCATACTAAGTTATTCAGCTAAATATGCATCCAGTTTCTATGGGCCTTTTAGAGACGCAGCTGAATCTACACCAAGTTTTGGAGATCGAAGAGGATACCAAATGGCTGTAACTCAGAAAAAAGAAGCAGTAAGGGAAAACAACCTAGATGTATTAGAAGGAGCTGATATGTTGATGGTTAAACCAGCTATGCCATACCTCGATATAATAAAGACAACCTCAGACCAATTTGATTTGCCATTAGCAGCTTACCAAGTAAGTGGTGAATACAACATGCTGCGTGAAGCAGTTAAAAACAACACAATGTCCGACAAAGTAATCGAAGAATCATTACTATCCATAAAAAGAGCAGGAGCAGACATAATAATCACCTACTTTGCAAAAGAGATAGCCAAAAAACTCAAAAAAACAGATTAA
- a CDS encoding 50S ribosomal protein L11 produces the protein MEEINALVDAGNVSPGPPLGPKLGPLGVNIQKVVDDINKETRDFEGMQIPVTLKVDPDTKEYEIEVGKPPTTALVKKEAGVEKASGNPGSEYSANISRDQIEKIAEMKKEDLLGKDTEQRMKEVAGTCRSMGIKVDGKEPQEFIDSL, from the coding sequence ATGGAAGAAATTAATGCTTTAGTTGATGCTGGAAATGTAAGTCCAGGTCCACCTCTAGGACCGAAACTAGGTCCATTAGGTGTTAATATCCAGAAGGTAGTGGATGACATAAACAAGGAAACTAGGGATTTCGAGGGAATGCAGATCCCTGTAACGCTTAAGGTAGATCCTGATACAAAAGAATATGAGATAGAGGTCGGAAAACCCCCAACAACAGCTTTGGTGAAAAAAGAAGCAGGCGTAGAGAAAGCTAGTGGTAATCCTGGTAGTGAATACAGCGCCAATATATCAAGAGATCAGATAGAGAAAATTGCTGAAATGAAAAAAGAAGACCTCTTAGGTAAAGATACCGAACAGAGAATGAAAGAAGTTGCAGGTACTTGTCGATCTATGGGGATAAAGGTCGATGGAAAAGAACCGCAGGAATTCATAGATTCACTCTAA